One genomic window of Prochlorococcus sp. MIT 0801 includes the following:
- the urtE gene encoding urea ABC transporter ATP-binding subunit UrtE: MTMLQIKGLNTYYGESHILRDVDMNINQGEMICLIGRNGVGKTTLLKSLIGLLTPRRGEIIFNGDLVNRKLPHQRARSGIGYVPQGREIIPYLTVEENLQLGLEALPGGLAKHKKIDELVYELFPVLKQFLDRKGGDLSGGQQQQLAIARALLGKPKLLLLDEPTEGIQPNIVQDIESAVKRIISETGVGVLLVEQHLHFVRQADRYYAMQRGGIVANGPTSELSKAVVEKFLSV, from the coding sequence ATGACTATGCTACAGATAAAAGGCTTGAATACATATTATGGCGAGAGTCATATCCTTCGAGATGTTGATATGAATATCAATCAAGGTGAGATGATTTGTCTTATAGGTCGAAATGGAGTAGGTAAAACAACTTTGCTTAAATCCTTAATAGGTTTATTAACTCCACGGCGTGGAGAGATTATTTTTAATGGAGATTTAGTAAATAGAAAGCTACCTCATCAAAGAGCTCGTTCAGGAATTGGATATGTTCCTCAAGGACGAGAAATAATACCTTATTTAACTGTCGAGGAAAATCTTCAACTTGGACTGGAAGCTTTGCCTGGAGGTTTAGCAAAACATAAAAAGATTGATGAACTTGTATATGAACTATTCCCTGTCTTAAAACAATTTCTAGATCGTAAAGGGGGTGACTTAAGCGGTGGACAACAGCAACAACTTGCCATTGCGCGAGCACTACTGGGAAAACCAAAGTTGCTTTTACTTGATGAACCAACTGAAGGAATACAACCGAATATCGTTCAAGATATTGAGTCAGCAGTCAAAAGGATTATTAGTGAGACTGGTGTTGGAGTTTTATTAGTAGAGCAACATCTGCATTTTGTGAGGCAAGCTGATCGTTATTATGCAATGCAACGTGGAGGAATAGTGGCAAATGGCCCAACTAGTGAATTAAGTAAAGCGGTGGTAGAGAAATTCCTTAGTGTTTAA
- a CDS encoding urease accessory protein UreF, which yields MKLELLQLMSPSLPVGAFSYSEGLEWLVQNNKVYDETTLFNWIENELSRGQITIEASSIAHIMRDLVNWKDHKDVQFKYVIEEWNSWLSSLRDSPEVRSQQIQMGESLLQLLIDLEHPLPDYEKKFIWPIAWAWAGVCWDISQIDLVEGFLYSWVANQLSAALRLLSLGPTKAQQLQKKSLLLIKSQSSYLLQQNPKEIWISDVGAIMAQQSHIELYSRLFRS from the coding sequence ATGAAACTTGAGCTTTTACAATTAATGAGCCCATCATTACCAGTTGGCGCTTTTAGTTACTCCGAAGGATTGGAGTGGCTTGTTCAAAACAATAAAGTATATGATGAGACAACACTGTTCAATTGGATTGAAAATGAACTTTCTCGAGGTCAGATAACAATTGAGGCAAGCTCAATTGCTCACATAATGAGAGATTTAGTTAATTGGAAAGATCATAAAGATGTTCAATTTAAGTATGTTATTGAAGAGTGGAATTCTTGGTTGAGTTCACTTAGAGATTCTCCAGAGGTTAGATCTCAACAAATACAAATGGGCGAATCTCTATTGCAGCTTCTCATTGATCTAGAGCATCCTCTTCCTGATTATGAAAAGAAATTTATATGGCCGATAGCTTGGGCTTGGGCTGGAGTATGCTGGGATATATCTCAAATTGATTTGGTGGAGGGTTTTTTATATAGTTGGGTAGCTAATCAATTAAGTGCGGCATTAAGACTATTGTCATTAGGGCCAACAAAAGCTCAACAGCTTCAAAAAAAATCCTTATTACTTATTAAGTCTCAATCAAGTTACTTGTTGCAACAGAATCCGAAAGAAATTTGGATTAGCGATGTTGGCGCCATTATGGCGCAACAATCGCATATAGAACTTTATTCAAGATTATTTAGAAGCTAA
- the ureE gene encoding urease accessory protein UreE yields MSHELIYLTKRISAQVIGHGLLLPLSAKERTQLRGKRSTVDGTDVILNLPRGGGRLIPGEVLKSENSQVFVIIEAADEDVIRISSENRLKLLKAAYHLGNRHVEIELYEKELYLLNDVIMKKMLEGQGFEIENFQRAFSPELGAYE; encoded by the coding sequence TTGTCTCACGAATTAATCTATCTTACCAAGAGAATTAGTGCTCAAGTGATAGGACATGGCCTTTTACTTCCCTTGTCTGCAAAAGAGAGGACTCAGCTTCGTGGTAAGCGATCAACTGTTGATGGAACTGATGTGATTTTAAATTTGCCTAGAGGAGGAGGTCGGTTGATTCCTGGAGAGGTATTGAAAAGTGAGAATTCACAAGTCTTTGTAATCATAGAGGCCGCTGATGAAGATGTAATAAGAATTAGCTCAGAAAATAGATTGAAATTGTTAAAAGCTGCTTATCATTTAGGTAATAGACATGTTGAAATTGAGTTATATGAGAAAGAGTTATATTTACTTAATGATGTGATTATGAAAAAGATGTTAGAAGGCCAAGGCTTTGAAATAGAAAATTTCCAAAGAGCTTTTTCTCCCGAGTTAGGTGCTTATGAGTAG
- the urtA gene encoding urea ABC transporter substrate-binding protein, which yields MKLSKRIFAGLATASLAVTVTACGGSDSSGNFDDTVTVGILHSLSGTMAISESTLVDTEKMAIEEINAAGGVTVDGKSYKIEYIVEDGASDWPTFAEKSKKLIDQDGVPVVFGGWTSASRKAMLPVYESKDAFLYYPIQYEAQECSNNIFYTGATPNQQSEPATDFMYKRSPAAGGDFFLVGSDYVFPRTSNTITKAQVKQLGGKVVGEDYLPLGNTEVAPIISKIKVALPDGGIIVNTLNGDQNVAFFKQIQDAGITPSNGYYVMNYSIAEEEISTIGPEFLEGHYGAWNYMMSIDTPASKKFAKSFKKRWGSDRVVADPQESAYNMVYLWKQAVEDAGTFDDNAVREALVGQTFDAPQGPVEVMPNHHLSQTVRIGEINSEGGFTILEETGVVEPQAWNQKHPSSKGYACDWTDPKKGEKYRM from the coding sequence ATGAAGCTTTCAAAGCGCATTTTCGCAGGTTTGGCTACTGCCTCATTAGCAGTAACTGTGACTGCTTGTGGTGGATCAGATTCCTCAGGCAACTTTGATGACACCGTAACTGTTGGAATTCTCCATTCTCTTTCAGGGACAATGGCAATCTCTGAGTCAACTCTTGTTGATACAGAGAAAATGGCTATTGAGGAAATCAATGCAGCTGGCGGTGTAACAGTCGATGGTAAAAGCTATAAAATTGAATACATCGTCGAAGATGGAGCCTCAGATTGGCCTACCTTTGCTGAGAAATCTAAGAAGTTAATCGACCAAGATGGAGTACCAGTTGTCTTTGGTGGCTGGACATCTGCAAGTCGTAAGGCAATGCTTCCAGTTTATGAATCTAAAGATGCATTCCTTTATTACCCAATTCAATATGAAGCACAAGAGTGCTCCAATAATATTTTCTATACAGGAGCAACTCCTAATCAGCAGTCTGAGCCAGCTACGGATTTCATGTATAAGCGCTCACCAGCTGCTGGAGGGGATTTCTTCTTAGTTGGGTCTGATTATGTTTTCCCGAGAACTTCTAATACGATTACTAAAGCTCAAGTTAAACAACTTGGCGGTAAAGTTGTTGGAGAAGACTATCTTCCTTTAGGTAATACAGAAGTTGCTCCTATTATCTCAAAGATAAAAGTTGCTCTTCCTGATGGTGGAATCATCGTTAACACTTTGAATGGTGACCAAAACGTTGCTTTCTTCAAACAAATCCAGGATGCAGGAATCACTCCTTCTAATGGCTATTACGTAATGAACTACTCCATTGCGGAAGAAGAGATTAGTACGATTGGACCTGAGTTCCTTGAGGGGCATTATGGTGCTTGGAACTACATGATGTCTATTGATACTCCAGCCTCAAAGAAATTTGCTAAGAGCTTTAAGAAGAGATGGGGTAGCGACCGTGTTGTAGCTGATCCTCAAGAATCTGCTTACAATATGGTTTACCTTTGGAAGCAGGCAGTTGAAGATGCAGGTACATTTGATGACAATGCTGTTAGAGAAGCATTGGTTGGCCAGACATTCGATGCTCCACAAGGACCAGTAGAAGTTATGCCAAATCATCATCTATCTCAAACAGTGAGAATCGGTGAAATCAACTCTGAAGGTGGATTTACAATCCTTGAAGAAACTGGAGTAGTTGAGCCACAAGCATGGAACCAAAAACATCCAAGTTCAAAAGGTTATGCTTGTGATTGGACTGATCCTAAGAAAGGTGAAAAATATAGGATGTAA
- a CDS encoding chlorophyll a/b-binding protein, with product MSFERLSKTEIVHGRIAMTTVLFVLFLEIVFKINIS from the coding sequence ATGTCTTTCGAGAGACTAAGCAAAACTGAAATAGTTCATGGCAGGATTGCAATGACAACTGTATTATTTGTTTTATTCCTAGAAATAGTATTTAAAATAAATATTTCTTAG
- the urtB gene encoding urea ABC transporter permease subunit UrtB — protein sequence MQLFLESLFNGVAIGSVLLVAALGLAIVFGLMGVINLAHGELMMLGAYSTYITQLIFKQVSFLKPFYDSYVIVAIFIAFLVSGTVGILLERTVIRRLYGSPLETLLATWGVSLILQQFVRSVPLAYGSGLVVALFFGLFSPLFISDDLLSGAKGKLIRACTWGFSALLGVTTGGILSSLVSKLSRASARNVDVTAPSWMRGGIDFVGITFPKTRLLIILITVISVLVVIFFLDKTAWGMRIRAVTQNRPMSDCLGISTETVDIITFGIGSGLAGVAGVAVSLLGSVGPNVGGNYIVGCFMVVVLGGVGNLLGTILASFSIGIMTDLIGAGRLLTIWPDMPSPLASTIDFFATTSMARVMIFALIVIFLQFRPTGMFPQKGRMVES from the coding sequence GTGCAACTTTTTCTTGAAAGCCTCTTTAATGGCGTTGCTATTGGCTCAGTTTTGCTTGTCGCAGCACTGGGACTAGCAATTGTCTTCGGTTTAATGGGTGTCATCAATCTTGCTCATGGCGAATTGATGATGCTTGGTGCTTATTCAACATACATAACTCAATTAATTTTTAAACAAGTTTCTTTTTTAAAACCTTTTTATGATTCGTATGTCATAGTAGCTATTTTTATTGCTTTTTTAGTTAGTGGAACAGTTGGGATTCTTTTAGAACGAACAGTTATTAGACGTCTCTATGGAAGTCCTCTTGAAACACTTTTAGCTACATGGGGAGTTAGCCTAATACTTCAACAATTTGTTAGAAGTGTTCCTCTGGCTTATGGAAGTGGTTTGGTTGTAGCACTTTTCTTTGGATTGTTTTCGCCATTATTTATTTCTGATGACTTACTTTCTGGCGCAAAAGGTAAATTAATAAGGGCATGTACCTGGGGCTTTTCTGCCTTGCTAGGTGTCACAACAGGAGGTATTTTATCTTCTTTAGTAAGTAAACTCAGTCGCGCAAGTGCAAGAAATGTTGATGTTACTGCCCCTTCTTGGATGAGAGGTGGAATAGATTTTGTTGGAATTACTTTTCCTAAAACACGTTTATTAATAATCCTTATCACCGTAATATCTGTTTTAGTAGTGATTTTCTTTCTTGATAAAACAGCGTGGGGAATGAGAATTAGAGCAGTAACTCAAAATAGACCTATGAGTGATTGTTTAGGTATATCAACAGAAACAGTAGATATTATTACTTTTGGAATTGGCTCTGGTCTTGCTGGTGTCGCTGGTGTTGCCGTTTCACTTCTTGGTTCAGTAGGCCCAAATGTTGGCGGAAATTATATTGTTGGATGTTTTATGGTTGTCGTTCTTGGTGGAGTAGGTAATTTGCTAGGCACAATTCTTGCTTCTTTCTCTATAGGAATTATGACTGATTTAATTGGAGCAGGGAGACTCCTTACCATTTGGCCAGATATGCCTTCACCTCTGGCATCAACAATAGATTTTTTTGCGACAACAAGTATGGCTAGAGTGATGATATTTGCACTAATAGTCATATTCTTGCAATTCCGACCAACTGGGATGTTCCCTCAAAAAGGAAGAATGGTGGAGTCTTAA
- the urtD gene encoding urea ABC transporter ATP-binding protein UrtD produces the protein MSSPLLELKKISVSFEGFLALRDLDLVLNKGDLRAVIGPNGAGKTTFLDVITGKVLPTKGDVIFKEKSLLGQKEFRIARKGIGRKFQSPRIFENLSVRENLALSVSRPKTPFSLLIDNLKVKQLDQMQHLMSIVNLQSKANIRAGALSHGQKQWLEIAMLVGQDPDLLLVDEPVAGLTDEETDLTADLLKSLAGDHTVLVIDHDMEFIRRLDCPVSVLHQGHVLKEGSMSEIQKDPLVIEVYLGQSEEEE, from the coding sequence ATGAGTTCTCCATTGCTAGAGCTAAAAAAAATCTCAGTTAGCTTTGAAGGATTTCTTGCACTTAGAGATCTTGATCTGGTTTTGAATAAAGGCGATCTTAGAGCAGTTATTGGTCCCAATGGCGCTGGTAAAACTACATTTTTAGATGTAATTACTGGCAAAGTATTACCGACAAAAGGTGATGTGATTTTTAAAGAAAAATCGTTGCTTGGTCAAAAGGAGTTTCGTATAGCGCGTAAAGGGATCGGAAGAAAATTTCAAAGTCCTAGGATATTTGAAAATCTATCTGTTCGAGAAAATCTAGCTCTATCAGTTAGCAGGCCTAAAACTCCTTTTTCATTATTGATTGATAATTTAAAGGTTAAGCAATTAGATCAAATGCAACATTTGATGAGCATTGTGAACCTTCAATCAAAAGCCAATATCAGGGCAGGAGCTCTCTCTCATGGTCAAAAACAATGGCTTGAGATCGCTATGCTAGTTGGACAAGACCCTGACCTGTTACTAGTTGATGAACCTGTGGCTGGCTTGACTGATGAAGAAACAGATTTAACTGCTGATCTTCTTAAATCTCTAGCGGGTGATCATACTGTTTTAGTTATTGATCATGATATGGAATTTATTCGTAGACTTGATTGCCCTGTGAGTGTTTTACACCAAGGACATGTATTGAAGGAAGGCTCTATGAGCGAAATACAAAAAGATCCTTTGGTGATAGAGGTTTATCTAGGACAATCTGAGGAGGAAGAATAA
- a CDS encoding urease accessory protein UreD: MTSQWHGTCDLRLYKRPKSNNKDIVKTIHQAKCTAPLKLMRVFNDKKDGRCEIPILHSAGGIVGGDQLTININAEEDSSAICSSVAAQKVYGSRGRSKLNPQGRWANQKCFFQIEKNSDFEWIPQELIVYQGGLFEQNMTVNLDPSSSFLCVDLVRLGRTAAGEELGNGVWRSSLKVFRKNSQRKHYEFSDRLELSGEALKSIHGLEQRPVFGSLTWITPKEIKQKDLSDLLVNCRQQRAGLEGFMTCSLLENGISARYTGMSTQSARFWFYRIWSLTRILRKLSLPEYMRIWPMQENPSTDTKCPS, encoded by the coding sequence ATGACATCTCAATGGCATGGAACTTGTGATCTAAGGCTGTACAAGAGGCCAAAATCAAATAACAAAGATATTGTTAAAACAATTCATCAAGCAAAATGCACTGCTCCATTAAAATTAATGAGAGTATTCAATGATAAAAAAGATGGGAGATGTGAAATACCAATTCTCCATAGTGCTGGTGGAATCGTTGGAGGTGATCAACTCACAATAAATATAAACGCTGAAGAAGATAGCAGTGCTATATGTTCTTCGGTAGCAGCTCAGAAAGTTTATGGAAGTAGAGGCAGGTCAAAACTAAATCCACAAGGGAGATGGGCAAATCAAAAATGTTTTTTTCAAATTGAAAAAAATTCTGACTTTGAGTGGATCCCTCAAGAGTTAATTGTCTATCAGGGAGGTCTTTTCGAACAAAATATGACTGTTAATCTTGATCCTTCATCAAGCTTTTTGTGTGTTGATTTGGTTCGCTTGGGAAGGACTGCTGCAGGAGAAGAACTTGGTAATGGAGTGTGGAGATCATCTTTGAAAGTCTTCAGGAAGAATTCTCAAAGGAAACATTATGAATTTAGTGATCGATTAGAACTATCTGGAGAAGCTCTAAAGTCAATTCATGGCTTAGAGCAGAGACCAGTATTTGGATCTTTAACTTGGATAACACCTAAAGAAATCAAGCAAAAGGATTTGTCTGATTTATTAGTCAACTGCCGACAACAAAGAGCTGGACTTGAGGGTTTTATGACTTGCAGCCTTCTTGAAAATGGCATATCAGCAAGATACACAGGCATGTCAACACAATCAGCTCGATTTTGGTTTTATAGGATTTGGAGTCTTACTAGAATTTTAAGAAAATTAAGCTTGCCTGAATACATGAGGATTTGGCCAATGCAAGAAAATCCATCAACAGATACAAAATGTCCATCATGA
- the urtC gene encoding urea ABC transporter permease subunit UrtC — MSIFSTKKSWIHLTIWVIIIALIIAAPTLLPVFRLNLLGRYLSLAIVALGVDLIWGFTGMLSLGQGIFFALGGYCAAMFLQLNSSGQFPNGIPEFFGLYGVEKLPFFWEPFKSSIFTLISIWLLPAIIAGLLGYLVFRNRIKGVYFSILTQAALLVFFNFFNGQQKLINGTNGLKTDVTQLFGQMVGSEIMQRWFFWISAILVIFAWVFARWIVRDRFGNILIGIRDDEARVRFTGYNPVIFKTIIFSIAGGLAGISGALYTVQSGIVSPQFMTVPFSIEMVVWVAVGGRGTLLGAILGAVFINYAKSLVSEALPASWMFIQGGLFILVVTALPEGVLGWIRKGGLKKLLFLIGITKKLETYPSLEVNEQGEVKS; from the coding sequence ATGAGTATTTTTTCTACAAAAAAAAGTTGGATTCACTTAACTATTTGGGTGATAATCATTGCATTAATTATTGCTGCTCCTACATTACTTCCTGTTTTTAGATTAAATCTCTTAGGTAGATATCTATCTCTTGCAATAGTGGCTCTAGGAGTTGATTTGATTTGGGGATTTACAGGAATGTTGAGCTTAGGCCAAGGAATTTTCTTTGCTCTTGGTGGATATTGCGCTGCAATGTTCCTCCAATTGAATAGTTCAGGACAATTTCCAAATGGTATCCCCGAGTTTTTTGGTTTATATGGAGTCGAAAAACTTCCATTTTTCTGGGAACCTTTTAAAAGTTCAATTTTTACTCTTATTTCCATTTGGTTGCTTCCAGCAATAATTGCTGGTCTTCTAGGTTATTTAGTTTTTAGAAATAGAATTAAAGGTGTTTATTTTTCAATCCTTACACAAGCGGCTCTTTTGGTTTTTTTCAATTTCTTTAATGGTCAACAGAAATTGATAAATGGAACAAATGGTTTAAAAACAGACGTAACTCAACTTTTTGGACAAATGGTAGGTTCTGAAATAATGCAAAGATGGTTCTTTTGGATATCAGCTATTTTAGTAATATTTGCATGGGTTTTTGCGAGGTGGATTGTTCGAGATAGATTTGGAAATATCCTTATCGGAATTAGAGATGATGAAGCTCGAGTTCGTTTCACTGGATATAATCCAGTAATTTTTAAAACAATAATTTTCTCAATAGCAGGAGGCTTAGCTGGAATTTCAGGGGCTTTGTACACAGTTCAATCTGGAATAGTTTCTCCTCAATTTATGACTGTCCCGTTCTCTATCGAAATGGTCGTTTGGGTTGCGGTTGGGGGTAGAGGAACTTTGCTAGGCGCAATTCTTGGAGCTGTTTTTATCAATTATGCAAAAAGTTTAGTGAGTGAAGCATTACCAGCAAGCTGGATGTTTATTCAAGGTGGATTATTTATTCTTGTTGTAACAGCTCTTCCAGAAGGGGTACTTGGATGGATCCGAAAAGGAGGTCTAAAGAAATTACTCTTTTTAATTGGAATTACTAAAAAACTGGAGACATATCCAAGTCTTGAAGTTAATGAACAAGGTGAGGTGAAATCATGA
- a CDS encoding urease subunit gamma has translation MYLSPQEKDKLLVVTAALLAERRLNRGLKLNHPEAVAWLSFQVLEGARDGKSVSTLMNEGTTWLTKEQVMEGVPELIHEVQIEAVFPDGTKLVTLHNPIS, from the coding sequence ATGTACTTAAGTCCTCAAGAAAAAGACAAATTACTTGTAGTTACCGCAGCTCTTTTAGCAGAGCGAAGATTAAATAGAGGTTTGAAATTAAATCATCCTGAGGCTGTTGCTTGGCTTAGTTTTCAAGTACTAGAGGGTGCTAGAGATGGCAAGAGTGTCTCAACCTTAATGAACGAGGGAACTACATGGCTAACAAAAGAACAAGTCATGGAGGGTGTGCCCGAACTCATCCATGAAGTTCAAATAGAAGCTGTTTTTCCCGATGGAACGAAGCTGGTAACACTTCACAATCCAATTAGCTAA
- a CDS encoding urease subunit beta: MSYLIPGELIPEDGFIELNKGREITTLKVANTSDRPIQIGSHYHFFESNKGLEFNRQEALGKRLDIPAGTAIRFEPGDQREVNLVPYAGDRKIFGFNGLINDSLQQ, encoded by the coding sequence ATGTCTTATTTAATCCCTGGAGAACTCATTCCCGAAGATGGTTTTATTGAACTCAACAAAGGAAGAGAAATCACAACTCTAAAAGTGGCGAACACTTCAGATAGACCAATACAAATTGGCTCTCATTATCATTTCTTTGAGTCAAATAAAGGTCTAGAATTTAATCGTCAAGAAGCTCTCGGCAAAAGATTAGACATCCCAGCTGGTACTGCTATCAGATTTGAGCCAGGTGACCAAAGAGAAGTTAATCTTGTTCCTTATGCAGGAGACCGTAAAATTTTTGGGTTTAACGGACTTATAAACGATTCACTTCAACAATAA
- the ureG gene encoding urease accessory protein UreG, which produces MESKLRVGIAGPVGSGKTAIIQRLCENLKDKLEIAVVTNDIYTQEDAKFLTNSKALEPERIKGVETGGCPHTAIREDCSINRIAVEELEHKFTTLDLVFVESGGDNLAASFSPELVDICIYIIDVAAGDKIPRKGGPGITRSDLLVINKIDLAEMVGASLKIMERDTLLMRKNLPWCFTNTKTGDGIKVIEEFLCNLIPSKG; this is translated from the coding sequence ATGGAAAGTAAATTGAGAGTCGGAATAGCTGGACCAGTAGGGTCTGGGAAAACGGCTATTATTCAGAGACTATGTGAAAACCTAAAAGATAAATTAGAAATTGCAGTAGTCACAAACGATATTTATACGCAAGAAGATGCAAAATTTTTAACTAATTCAAAGGCGTTAGAACCCGAACGTATTAAGGGAGTTGAAACGGGAGGATGCCCACATACAGCGATAAGGGAAGATTGTTCTATAAATCGCATTGCGGTTGAAGAGCTAGAGCATAAATTTACAACTTTAGATTTAGTATTTGTTGAGAGTGGTGGAGATAATCTTGCTGCAAGTTTTAGCCCTGAGTTGGTTGATATATGTATCTATATAATTGATGTCGCAGCCGGGGATAAGATACCCAGGAAAGGTGGACCAGGAATAACACGTTCAGATTTATTAGTAATCAATAAGATTGATCTTGCTGAAATGGTTGGAGCAAGCTTGAAAATAATGGAGAGAGATACTCTATTGATGAGAAAAAATCTTCCTTGGTGCTTTACTAATACCAAAACAGGGGATGGCATAAAAGTAATCGAAGAATTTTTGTGTAATCTGATACCTTCTAAAGGTTAG